agccctgcCCCAATTTCAGTAGTGCGTTGTCTGActggacagtgattacattttaTTGTGGCACGAATACAGCGCTGCTCCTAGACGAACTGCAATCCTGTGCACTGTGATTTGCTTGTGAACATTCACAGCCAGCGCCACACAGTGGATTGAATACATTTCAATTGAGCTGATTAGCATTAGGATTGTAAGGAAGTTTGTGTGCGATTCTGACACgaatgtaaattcttgtgtattgtttttcagtAAAGAGATCAGatacagtgaaatgtaatgtaatagaggttttgcattttattttggcacgcgttctgcatgttagtgagaaAAAGCTATGCATTTTGTAGATTGCATTTACAGTTTTCCAcagtagtttttgctttttttcaatttggcactaattcttTACCCTTTCCTACACCCTTATTGGCTGTGCAAGTGCAACTTAGGAATGTTACAAGTGGTATTTCCCAACGTTTTCCGACATCACTCAAACTCAGCGTAAgtgtatttataaatgtatttcttttaGAAGTTGCAAATGGAAAATTGCATTTGTAGGACCAGTTGAGGGacatttttctatgttttattatttttaaatggtacttttcttttttttatttttcttactttCCTAAAGTCCTTCTTCCATTGCTATATTTCTGTatttcccacttgtttgtttCCCTCACGCAGGCCACTTTTGGCTGAAAGTAATCAGCAAGGTGCAGATCCACCAATTCTTTCATTTATTCAGGATTTGCAGCTGCTGTTCTCTGTAAGATTGGCTTCAGCGGTGTTATCTCCACTATTCCCGCTCAGAGGGAGCTCTGCTGCAGGACGCGGACGTGTTGCTTGAGTCGGGAAGGTCGTTATGTTTCATTTCTGCTCGAGAACAGACATTGATGCTCTCTCTCACCCAATTTCATGCCCGCGCTGGAGTCCACTCAGTCTCGGCCTGCGCTGCACTGCAACCTGCAGATTTCTCACAATTACCTGTGTTAAACTGCTGTGAGAATACCGCACCGTTCCACGCTTTGGCCTAAATAAGTGTCCCACCATCTGTCCCTCATGTTCTGAAATGTAATGCATCTAAATTCTGCAGCCCAGACTCTGACTATAAACACAGGCTGTCGTACCTGCTGTTTCTCACTCTCGCAAGTTTTACACAACTCAACTTTACAGAAACTGGAGCGGCGCTTCCTCAGTGTATACCTCTaataatacctacatttagagtttattttatatatatatatatgaaccagtcaaacgtttggacacccttTAAATTCAGTGAAAATCatgtggaattatgtagtaaatgaaaaagtgtttaacaaaccagattCTTTAAAAAGTAGCACCaattgcttagattagacagttttgcacatctctgctggattttctcagtcagatttatgaggtagagacacctgaaaattcaggctttcagttaacagctgtgctgaactcatcaagagttaatcacttgaatttcttgtctctcaataaagtgtttgagagcatcagttaaagtaaagtagtgaagaggtagagttacaggtatacagtgaatagtgaatatttgagtaatgttctaatccagattatgagaaacaagaactactcaactaaataaagaaaactaataaaaaatatatactttaagtataaatgaaggtcagtcaataaaataagtattctcaagtgcagtcaccgcaaaaaagaccatgaaaaaccttttgatgatgaaactggcactcatcaggaccactgcCAGGAAAGAAAAAGCAAGAGTTGCCTCTGCTGTgtacagagttaccagcctcagaaacccctaaaagttaacagctccctaaatgcttcttcacagagtattttggtttgtttaacacttttaatgattccttttgcatgtttctgtacaacagaggtaactcttgggtttcctttcctgatgagtagtcctgatgagagccagtttcatcactgtGGAGTTAACCTTTATTTATACTGACCTAAATTCCTGTAAAGACAGTTTCTGCTACAAACACTGAATAAACAGGTGTTCCAACACTTTTATTTCAATACAGTATATCTTTAAAATGAAAACTTGCTTGTGCACTACAGTTTCTTCTGTGTAAAAATTGTCGAAATAATGAGGTGTGAGCTTTTGAAACAGCATATTGGTGGGCAAAGCTTGAATATACTCTAGCCTGATTGTCTTTAATTCTTGAGAATTCTTAAGAATAAACTTTATAAATGCGGCTTGGTTTCGAATTGttgacagaataaaaaaatagaggttctttaaatgtttaaagaccTCAAATCACATTTATAAACAGTTCTACTGTTCaacagcagtggttcccaacactggttcTTGATATGTTAGTGGTTTCTTGCTCTAAAACTTAAACTTAAGGTCAGAGCTGATTAGCTCCACTGCATacttaatatcttaatatttctccctgacacagcagtgctgctggagttcttaaacatctCAGTGTTACTGCTGTGTTACTACTGTTGGAATAAGGATGATGAAGTTGATCTGCAGTGTTTATATAAAGTGTGTAAGATGAGGAACTTCCATACTGTCCTTACTGACCTTCAGTTATTCATTTCTAAAGCTGTGTGAGGCCTAATATGAATGAACAGACCCTCTTAATAAAGGGTTTAGTGTAATTAGTGAATCATAATACCTAATGTCTATGAATCACCATGGCTGGGCTTTAATTTGCATATCTTTTCTTTCACCTTTACTGTATTAACTTTCCTCTCATTACCGACCCTCATTAGCACTGGCTCGCCTGTGTTTTTGTGGGTGTGTATTTTGCTGTGATTTCTTACTACTGGTTAgaaattgtttttataaaaatattgttttgtttgcttttgttGTAATAAACTGGGATTTGGGTGTAAATTGGGGTCGGCTGTTCTGAATGTTCTGCACTTTCATAAAGCTGTGTTAatcattagttattattatttttgtaatcaagttttttattgattttttattttttttgaaaacagttgcaaaaaaaaaaaagagtacagTAAATAGTGTTTGACTATTCCTTTTAAGTTCCACCCACATCCACCAGACCACGCCCGCTTCCACCAGACCCGCCCACAACCATCCGACCACGCCCACATCCCCCCGACCTCGTCCATATCCACCCCGGTCTGTCCATAACCACCCTGCCCCGTCTACATCCACCCCAACTACGCCCACATTCATCCCGACTCCACCCACATTCACTCCACCCCGGCCACATCCACCTGACCCTGTCCACATCCATTCAGACCCTGTCCACATCCACCCAGACCCCTGCCCACTTCCACccaaccccgcccacatccaCACTGCCCTGTCCACAACCACTCCGCCCACATCCACCCCTCCCTGCCCACATCCACCCGACCCCACCCACAGCAACCCGACCCCTGTCCACATCCACCCGACCCTGTCCACATCCACCCGACCCTGTCCACATCCACCCAGACCCCTGTCCACATCCACCCGACCCCTGTCCACATCCACCCAGACCCCTGTCCACATCCACCCGACCCTGCCCACATCCACCCAGACCCCTGCCCACTCCCACCCAGATCCCTGCCCACTTCCACccaaccccgcccacatccaCACTGCCCTGTCCACAACCACTCCGCCCACATCCACCCGTGGGGTGGGGTTGGGTGCCCACATCCACCCGACCCCACCCACAGCAACCCGACCCCTTCCACATCCACCCGACCCTGTCCACATCCACCCGACCCTGTCCACATCCACCCGACCCCTCCCACATCCAGCTGACCATGTCCACATCAATCCAACCCCTGCCCACATCCACCGAACCCCGACCTCGTCCACATCCACCCCGTCCACATCCACCTGACCA
Above is a genomic segment from Astyanax mexicanus isolate ESR-SI-001 chromosome 23, AstMex3_surface, whole genome shotgun sequence containing:
- the LOC107197740 gene encoding uncharacterized protein LOC107197740, whose amino-acid sequence is MSSTHIHQTTPASTRPAHNHPTTPTSPRPRPYPPRSVHNHPAPSTSTPTTPTFIPTPPTFTPPRPHPPDPVHIHSDPVHIHPDPCPLPPNPAHIHTALSTTTPPTSTPPCPHPPDPTHSNPTPVHIHPTLSTSTRPCPHPPRPLSTSTRPLSTSTQTPVHIHPTLPTSTQTPAHSHPDPCPLPPNPAHIHTALSTTTPPTSTRGVGLGAHIHPTPPTATRPLPHPPDPVHIHPTLSTSTRPLPHPADHVHINPTPAHIHRTPTSSTSTPSTST